The Paenibacillus uliginis N3/975 genome has a window encoding:
- a CDS encoding DUF1579 family protein, with the protein MTTNNISEPENGNALTPQNPSTLNPAMARLNVFVGKWNTEGLIKASPSGPATQLKAVDTYEWLPGGYFIIHHVDGHMGKDEVKAIEIIGYDASSQTYTTHSYDNHGNISAYQANLHDSTWTILGKSERFTGMFSDDSTTLTGSWELSTDGKNWVHWMEIKLTKVI; encoded by the coding sequence ATGACAACAAACAATATCAGTGAACCAGAGAATGGTAATGCCCTTACTCCACAAAATCCGTCTACACTTAATCCTGCAATGGCACGCTTGAATGTCTTCGTAGGGAAATGGAATACAGAGGGTTTGATTAAAGCGAGTCCGTCCGGGCCAGCTACGCAGTTGAAAGCAGTAGATACCTACGAATGGTTGCCCGGGGGTTATTTTATAATTCATCATGTTGATGGCCATATGGGGAAAGATGAGGTCAAGGCTATTGAGATCATCGGCTATGATGCTTCCAGTCAGACTTATACAACACACTCGTATGATAACCATGGTAATATCAGTGCATACCAAGCGAACCTACACGACAGTACCTGGACAATTTTGGGCAAATCGGAGCGATTCACAGGTATGTTTAGTGATGATAGCACCACGTTAACAGGTAGTTGGGAGCTGTCAACCGACGGAAAGAATTGGGTACATTGGATGGAGATCAAGTTGACTAAAGTCATTTAG
- a CDS encoding GNAT family N-acetyltransferase has protein sequence MIFEIDFKKWYEKGCWNDNYICYSYVDGDKVIANASITKMTVVSNGKEYKAIQVGTVMTHPDYRNQGLSGKLMNHIIEKYENEYDFIYLFANESVLDFYPKFGFVKVQESSFSLNVSDLKKRPDKTHYLRKLDTNNTNDFQMMEEFSVERIPVSSIFGVKNNESLLMFYFILAFNDAIYYIEEDDVIVMYKQEDHHLHIFDIISKKRVELDSILNHIVSADTEIIHFHFTPDYDNKNIYTEFITESDDTLFVRPLLEDETKPFLFPLTSHS, from the coding sequence ATGATCTTTGAGATTGATTTTAAAAAGTGGTACGAAAAAGGGTGTTGGAACGACAACTATATTTGTTATTCATACGTTGATGGAGATAAAGTGATCGCAAATGCCTCCATAACTAAAATGACGGTTGTATCTAATGGTAAAGAATATAAAGCTATACAAGTTGGCACGGTAATGACGCATCCTGATTATCGTAATCAAGGTTTATCTGGGAAACTGATGAACCACATCATTGAAAAATACGAAAATGAATACGACTTTATCTACTTATTTGCAAATGAATCCGTTCTAGATTTTTATCCTAAATTTGGATTTGTAAAAGTACAAGAAAGTAGTTTTTCATTAAACGTTTCAGATCTAAAAAAACGACCAGATAAAACACATTACTTACGCAAGTTAGATACGAATAATACAAATGATTTCCAAATGATGGAGGAATTTTCCGTTGAAAGAATACCTGTATCTTCTATATTTGGGGTGAAGAATAATGAATCTCTACTAATGTTTTACTTTATCCTGGCATTTAATGACGCGATTTATTACATTGAAGAGGATGATGTCATTGTTATGTATAAACAAGAGGATCATCATCTTCATATTTTTGATATAATCAGCAAAAAAAGAGTTGAATTAGATTCAATATTAAATCACATTGTTTCTGCTGATACGGAAATCATTCATTTCCATTTCACACCTGATTATGATAATAAGAACATCTATACAGAATTCATAACAGAGAGTGATGATACATTGTTCGTCCGTCCATTATTAGAAGATGAAACAAAACCGTTTTTATTTCCGTTAACATCACATTCATAA
- the spoVAC gene encoding stage V sporulation protein AC, whose protein sequence is MSNEKKKELTPTQQEYQELANKREPARPIFQNCIRAFISGGTICLIGQAIQEMFVHWAGFSEKEASNPTVAVLILISVILTCFGVYDKMAQWAGAGSAVPVTGFANTMASAALEHRSEGFVLGVGGKMFKLSGPVIVFGVVAAFFIGILHLIFNPGAIGGS, encoded by the coding sequence ATGTCAAATGAGAAAAAGAAAGAGCTGACTCCAACACAGCAGGAGTATCAAGAACTTGCTAATAAAAGAGAGCCAGCCAGACCGATTTTTCAAAACTGTATACGGGCTTTTATTTCCGGTGGCACAATCTGTTTAATTGGGCAAGCTATTCAGGAAATGTTCGTTCATTGGGCGGGATTTAGCGAGAAAGAGGCTAGCAACCCAACTGTTGCTGTTTTGATTTTGATCTCCGTTATTCTTACTTGTTTTGGCGTATACGATAAAATGGCGCAGTGGGCAGGAGCAGGTTCTGCCGTACCCGTTACGGGATTCGCCAATACGATGGCTTCCGCGGCGCTTGAGCATCGAAGCGAAGGATTTGTTCTGGGCGTAGGAGGAAAAATGTTTAAGCTTTCGGGTCCCGTTATTGTATTCGGTGTGGTTGCAGCTTTTTTTATCGGAATTCTGCATTTGATTTTTAATCCTGGCGCTATAGGAGGATCTTGA
- the spoVAE gene encoding stage V sporulation protein AE, protein MIFLWAFVIGGAICVFGQICFDVFKLTPAHTMTLLVVLGAIGDGLGLYDPFIEFAGAGASVPITSFGNSLVHGALEEIKKDGWIGIVTGIFKITSAGISSAIIFSFLAALFVKPKG, encoded by the coding sequence ATGATTTTTCTGTGGGCGTTCGTGATTGGCGGTGCTATTTGCGTTTTCGGTCAAATATGCTTCGATGTTTTCAAGCTAACTCCTGCTCATACCATGACATTGCTTGTCGTTCTTGGGGCGATCGGGGACGGATTGGGTCTTTACGATCCATTCATCGAATTTGCCGGCGCCGGCGCATCTGTCCCGATTACAAGCTTCGGTAATTCTCTTGTGCATGGTGCCTTGGAGGAAATCAAAAAAGACGGCTGGATCGGCATTGTTACAGGCATTTTCAAAATTACTAGCGCGGGCATTTCCTCAGCCATTATCTTTTCATTTTTGGCAGCTTTGTTTGTTAAGCCCAAGGGATAA
- a CDS encoding helix-turn-helix transcriptional regulator, with the protein MSDSHLEIDEVIKFIHKHIFDPLSLSRLAKHVAYSPYHFSRIFKERMGLSPLYYVSSLRLQKAKDLLLQSDLSVRDIALEIGQQSLGTFTTRFTERVGMSPSQFRNSTLQASNHFSLLQKLNTWTPENLISSPYGRVEGTVHVVKPFAGVILIGLFPKPIPEGQPLYGTLLSSLGYFCFADVNPGTYYLMATSISWNMKALDFLLPQATLRTRSRDPIVVKARMSVPYQQVTLYPPRLDDPPILISLPLLMQNFLSRISTNLNS; encoded by the coding sequence ATGTCTGACTCGCATTTAGAAATTGACGAGGTAATTAAATTTATCCATAAGCATATTTTTGACCCGCTTTCGTTATCCCGTTTGGCTAAGCATGTTGCATATAGTCCGTACCATTTCTCGCGTATATTCAAGGAAAGAATGGGGCTTTCACCCTTATATTATGTATCCTCTCTACGGTTACAGAAAGCAAAAGATTTATTGCTTCAAAGTGATTTAAGTGTTCGTGATATCGCTTTGGAAATCGGACAACAAAGTTTGGGGACCTTCACTACACGGTTTACGGAACGGGTTGGCATGTCGCCGTCGCAATTCAGAAATTCAACACTGCAAGCATCCAATCATTTTTCCTTATTGCAAAAGCTTAATACTTGGACGCCTGAAAATCTAATATCCAGTCCATACGGAAGAGTAGAAGGTACCGTTCATGTAGTGAAGCCGTTTGCAGGTGTTATTTTGATTGGATTATTCCCCAAACCTATCCCCGAAGGCCAACCACTGTATGGAACACTCTTATCATCTTTAGGTTACTTTTGCTTCGCAGACGTAAACCCGGGCACGTATTATCTAATGGCTACCTCCATTTCCTGGAACATGAAGGCTCTGGATTTTTTGCTTCCTCAAGCAACTTTACGCACCCGTTCGAGAGACCCAATCGTTGTTAAAGCTAGGATGTCCGTGCCCTATCAACAAGTTACGCTGTATCCACCCCGGTTAGATGATCCACCAATTTTAATATCCCTGCCTCTATTAATGCAAAATTTTCTTAGCCGGATCTCAACTAACCTAAATAGTTAA
- a CDS encoding YojF family protein — MELIHSSEVQHMIDKLTDQDLYIHLELTTGAYAAHYDSSKHPAANFITNAKIRFSHGSISGNGPYRVGLKIEQGWVYAEGLTHFEKSETERLIMAGHDSQGKLVVALQLSREPF; from the coding sequence ATGGAGCTCATACATTCATCGGAAGTACAACACATGATTGATAAGCTGACGGATCAAGATCTTTACATACATCTTGAGCTAACTACGGGAGCGTACGCTGCCCATTACGATAGTTCCAAACATCCTGCCGCCAACTTTATTACGAATGCGAAGATCCGGTTTTCACATGGATCGATTTCCGGAAACGGACCTTATCGTGTCGGATTAAAAATAGAGCAAGGATGGGTTTACGCGGAGGGGCTTACTCATTTTGAAAAGAGTGAGACTGAGCGGCTGATCATGGCAGGCCATGACAGCCAAGGCAAGTTGGTCGTAGCCTTACAACTAAGCCGGGAACCCTTCTAA
- a CDS encoding VOC family protein, which produces MALQSDKIFVNLPVKDLNKSVEFFTKIGFEFNPQFTDENATCMVISDHIFAMLLVEDYFKTFTKKDISNAAKTTEVIIALSTESREQVDEIVNKALAAGGEKSNDPVDHGFMYSWSFQDIDGHMWEVLYMNSGEVEQG; this is translated from the coding sequence ATGGCACTACAGTCGGACAAAATTTTTGTTAATTTACCCGTAAAAGATTTGAATAAATCCGTTGAATTTTTTACGAAAATCGGATTTGAGTTCAACCCTCAGTTTACAGATGAGAATGCGACCTGCATGGTGATCAGTGATCATATATTTGCCATGCTACTAGTGGAGGATTATTTCAAAACCTTCACGAAAAAAGACATTTCAAATGCAGCCAAAACGACAGAAGTTATCATTGCCTTATCTACAGAGAGTAGGGAGCAAGTGGATGAAATCGTCAATAAAGCGCTGGCTGCAGGTGGCGAGAAATCCAATGATCCTGTCGACCATGGATTTATGTATAGCTGGAGCTTTCAGGATATAGACGGTCATATGTGGGAAGTTCTGTATATGAATTCTGGTGAAGTTGAACAAGGATAA
- the bshB2 gene encoding bacillithiol biosynthesis deacetylase BshB2 gives MDNNVLVVLPHPDDESFGASGTLAKLVQQGTRVTYACLTLGEMGRNMGVPPFASRITLPSVRKLELEESCRAIGIQDLRMLGFHDKTIEFEPHEVLDGTIESLINELNPALIITFYPGYSVHPDHDATGAAVIRTIQKLPEEQRPVVHCIAFAKNCEQHIGKADVVNDVTGFIEHKMNSIKAHRSQFQVADLLGSKHPSPEEINKRFGNEAFWTYRFK, from the coding sequence ATGGATAATAACGTTCTGGTCGTGCTGCCGCATCCGGATGATGAGTCATTTGGTGCATCTGGAACACTTGCAAAGCTCGTTCAACAAGGAACGCGGGTAACTTATGCATGCTTGACTTTGGGAGAGATGGGACGAAATATGGGTGTCCCGCCATTTGCGAGTCGGATCACCCTTCCCTCTGTTCGTAAGCTGGAGCTGGAAGAATCCTGCCGGGCTATCGGAATTCAGGACTTGAGAATGCTTGGATTTCATGATAAAACGATTGAATTCGAGCCACATGAAGTACTGGATGGAACGATTGAATCGCTCATCAATGAATTGAATCCTGCACTGATTATTACTTTTTATCCGGGATACAGCGTTCACCCCGACCATGATGCAACGGGGGCTGCTGTTATCCGAACCATTCAAAAGCTTCCTGAAGAACAGCGTCCTGTCGTACACTGTATAGCCTTCGCTAAGAACTGTGAACAGCATATCGGGAAGGCGGATGTGGTTAATGATGTGACCGGCTTTATTGAGCACAAGATGAACTCCATCAAAGCACATCGTTCCCAGTTCCAGGTTGCAGACTTACTGGGAAGTAAACATCCGAGCCCTGAAGAGATTAACAAGCGTTTTGGCAATGAAGCTTTCTGGACCTATCGTTTTAAATAA
- a CDS encoding DUF421 domain-containing protein encodes MPNWLEIALRTLVAIVVLFFMTKLLGKRQVSQLSFFEYITGITIGSLAAYISLDLEANWYLGIISLGVWVAVSIGIEFLQIKSKKARDFIDGKATVLIKDGKVLEDNLKKERLATDELLEQLRSKDVFKLADVEFAVMEPNGDINVLLTKDNLPLTPNHLGIKVGPEPESQTVIMDGKIMDEPLATIGLSRAWLNTELEKTGVAVENVFLGQVDSYGQFYVDLFDDQIKVPEPQIKATLYATLKKCEADLELFGLTTQNKKAKEMYEQCAKQLQSVITEVKPCLHR; translated from the coding sequence GTGCCGAACTGGCTAGAAATTGCATTGCGAACTTTAGTAGCCATAGTCGTCCTTTTTTTTATGACGAAATTATTGGGCAAAAGGCAAGTTTCCCAGCTTTCGTTCTTCGAGTACATTACAGGAATTACAATCGGTAGTTTGGCGGCATATATTTCTTTAGATTTGGAAGCAAATTGGTATCTGGGAATAATCTCTTTAGGAGTATGGGTCGCGGTATCTATTGGCATTGAATTTTTGCAGATTAAAAGCAAAAAGGCCAGAGATTTTATTGACGGAAAAGCTACAGTGCTCATTAAAGATGGAAAAGTATTGGAAGATAATTTAAAGAAAGAACGTCTCGCCACCGATGAATTATTGGAGCAGCTAAGAAGCAAAGACGTCTTTAAATTGGCGGATGTCGAATTTGCGGTAATGGAGCCAAACGGGGATATCAATGTGCTGCTCACCAAAGATAATCTGCCTTTGACGCCAAATCATCTTGGTATTAAAGTCGGACCTGAACCAGAGTCGCAAACTGTGATTATGGATGGAAAGATCATGGATGAACCACTGGCAACAATCGGATTAAGCCGGGCATGGTTAAATACCGAACTGGAAAAAACAGGAGTTGCTGTTGAGAATGTATTTTTGGGTCAAGTGGATTCTTATGGGCAATTTTATGTTGACTTGTTTGACGATCAGATAAAAGTACCAGAGCCTCAAATCAAGGCCACATTATATGCTACTTTGAAAAAATGCGAAGCGGATTTGGAGCTGTTCGGCCTGACAACACAAAATAAAAAGGCTAAAGAAATGTACGAGCAGTGCGCAAAACAATTGCAGTCTGTCATTACGGAAGTGAAGCCATGCTTACATCGTTAA
- a CDS encoding DUF1657 domain-containing protein: MTVASQVKTTLASLKSAQASLEQFALETQNQEAKTLFTNAAQQTDQIVQQVQGRVQQLENEEPQYKGF, translated from the coding sequence ATGACAGTTGCTTCCCAAGTTAAAACTACCCTGGCTTCTTTGAAGAGCGCGCAAGCAAGCCTTGAACAATTTGCATTGGAAACCCAAAACCAAGAGGCTAAAACACTTTTTACAAATGCAGCACAGCAAACGGACCAAATTGTTCAACAAGTGCAAGGCCGTGTACAACAACTAGAAAATGAAGAGCCTCAATACAAAGGATTTTAA
- a CDS encoding AI-2E family transporter: MIKMNKFYKLCIGIILILVIIYLGSLVSFVFKPIIALFSLLIVVPVLLAGFFYYLLRPLVDFLEKRKLKRSLAILLIYVVIAILLVAFIWGVWPSLSKQIIALKENAPSLFIALANELEKLKENTFLSNLFPEDTNRLDQVTDYLNKGFSFLTNYMTGLFSFVSNFAIILFTFPIFLFYMLKEGGKFGQKIVSFMPNRFRDEGTEMMNDIDKVLSSFIMGRVLVNVALGVLMYIGFIIIGLPYALLLTVIAVIMNFIPFVGAILSSVPIVIIGFVQSPSVAIWSLVIILVAQQIQDNLVAPYIFGKQLDIHPLTTIILVFAGGELFGIFGIIVIIPVYMVIKIVVTRIYVRFFKQKWEEA, from the coding sequence CTGATTAAAATGAACAAGTTTTATAAACTATGTATTGGTATCATATTGATTTTGGTCATTATTTATTTGGGGTCGCTTGTAAGTTTCGTTTTTAAACCCATCATTGCATTGTTCAGTCTGCTTATCGTTGTTCCAGTCTTGCTGGCAGGGTTCTTTTATTACTTGCTCCGTCCATTGGTTGATTTCTTGGAGAAGCGTAAGCTGAAACGTTCATTGGCTATTTTGCTTATTTATGTTGTGATCGCGATTTTGCTGGTCGCTTTTATTTGGGGAGTATGGCCTTCACTTAGCAAACAGATTATTGCTTTAAAGGAAAACGCACCAAGTCTGTTCATAGCACTAGCCAATGAGCTGGAGAAGTTGAAGGAGAACACGTTTCTTTCTAATCTATTCCCGGAAGATACCAACAGACTTGATCAAGTTACAGATTATTTGAATAAAGGTTTTTCATTTCTGACAAATTACATGACGGGATTGTTTTCTTTTGTCTCGAATTTCGCAATTATTTTGTTCACCTTTCCAATCTTCCTATTCTATATGCTAAAAGAGGGGGGAAAGTTTGGCCAGAAAATTGTTAGCTTCATGCCGAATCGTTTTCGTGACGAAGGAACCGAGATGATGAACGACATTGACAAGGTGCTAAGCAGCTTTATTATGGGTAGAGTTTTAGTTAATGTGGCGCTTGGTGTTCTGATGTATATTGGATTTATCATCATCGGTTTGCCTTATGCATTACTGTTGACCGTTATTGCGGTGATCATGAATTTTATTCCTTTTGTTGGGGCTATACTATCATCTGTACCGATTGTCATTATAGGATTCGTGCAATCACCTTCCGTAGCGATATGGTCCCTTGTAATTATTCTGGTTGCACAGCAAATCCAGGACAACCTCGTGGCACCTTATATTTTCGGTAAACAGCTGGATATACATCCGTTAACGACCATCATTTTGGTATTTGCCGGCGGTGAATTATTTGGAATTTTCGGGATCATCGTGATCATACCGGTGTACATGGTAATCAAAATCGTGGTCACTCGTATTTACGTCAGATTTTTCAAACAGAAATGGGAAGAAGCGTAG
- a CDS encoding VOC family protein: MGRSVVIFKKFAWVNDRFGVSWQLIFNTMSL; encoded by the coding sequence ATGGGAAGAAGCGTAGTAATATTTAAGAAATTCGCTTGGGTGAATGACCGATTTGGCGTTTCCTGGCAATTGATTTTTAACACGATGAGTTTATAA
- the spoVAD gene encoding stage V sporulation protein AD, protein MLKGHQSWIFENRPSILGTATVVGPFEGQGPLAEDFDIIHGELSLGQDSWEKAERTLLEEAAKLAIENAGLTKEQINFFLGGDLMNQIISTSFAARTFEIPYIGIFGACSTSMESLAVAANLVNSRSAQYALSSACSHNSTAEKQFRYPTEYGSQKPPTAQFTVTGAGASVVSQSGKGPYVTSATIGRVIDMGITDPFNMGAAMAPAAVDTIQAHFRDFQIEPGHYDLIVTGDLSKVGYEIACDLFEKHKVPIQQTEYKDCGMMIYDYEKQMVQAGASGCGCSAVVTYGHLLKRLRNHELNRILVVATGALMSPISYQQGESIPCIAHAVSIEREMGKI, encoded by the coding sequence ATGCTTAAAGGTCATCAGAGCTGGATTTTTGAAAACCGTCCATCCATTCTTGGCACCGCAACCGTTGTCGGTCCGTTCGAAGGACAAGGGCCTTTAGCCGAAGATTTTGATATCATTCATGGGGAATTGTCGTTAGGACAGGATAGTTGGGAAAAAGCTGAACGAACCTTGTTGGAAGAAGCGGCCAAACTCGCTATCGAGAATGCGGGATTAACGAAAGAGCAAATCAACTTTTTTCTCGGCGGCGATTTGATGAACCAAATTATCAGTACAAGCTTTGCTGCAAGAACGTTTGAGATACCTTATATCGGCATATTCGGGGCATGTTCAACCTCAATGGAAAGCTTAGCTGTAGCCGCTAATCTTGTTAATTCACGATCGGCCCAATATGCATTGTCCAGTGCATGCAGCCATAACTCAACGGCGGAAAAACAATTTCGTTATCCAACTGAATACGGCTCTCAAAAGCCTCCAACTGCACAGTTTACGGTAACTGGAGCCGGAGCGAGTGTTGTTTCGCAGTCAGGTAAAGGACCATACGTTACTTCCGCAACGATTGGCCGAGTTATCGACATGGGTATTACGGATCCGTTCAATATGGGTGCCGCGATGGCTCCTGCGGCGGTAGACACGATTCAGGCCCATTTCCGTGATTTTCAGATCGAGCCCGGACATTACGATCTGATCGTGACGGGCGACCTGTCTAAAGTGGGGTATGAAATCGCATGCGATTTATTTGAGAAACATAAAGTACCAATACAACAAACGGAATATAAAGATTGTGGAATGATGATTTACGACTACGAAAAACAGATGGTACAGGCTGGAGCTAGCGGCTGCGGATGCTCGGCGGTCGTTACGTATGGCCATCTGCTGAAACGATTGCGCAACCATGAACTAAACCGGATACTGGTTGTGGCAACTGGAGCGCTGATGTCACCGATATCTTACCAGCAGGGAGAAAGCATTCCGTGTATCGCACATGCAGTTTCGATCGAAAGGGAGATGGGGAAAATATGA